One genomic region from Dichotomicrobium thermohalophilum encodes:
- the eboE gene encoding metabolite traffic protein EboE — translation MHLRGELGCLTYCTNIHPGETWAETRRTVAERVTRVKQRVCPEQPFGVGLRLSARAAEALAAPNNLEDFAALLSENDLYVFTINGFPYGPFHDTTVKAKVYEPSWAEGARLDYTNRLADLLARLLPEGMTGSISTVPCAFRPVGRGQEEAMREHLLRHAVHLHRISEETGKQIALALEPEPHCYLETTGEALTFFQDWLLNVNSVRRMGELTGLSSAQAEQALRRHLGVCFDVCHAAVEYEDPGESVAALRGAGIAVPKLQLSAALHLRRVTPETLERLRAFDEETYLHQVVARRGETLERFLDLPDAFAAAEAQSYDEWRVHFHVPLFLAELEHFSTTQHVLAEVLELHRQAPISDHLEVETYTWDVLPPDLRNVPVEDAIARELSWVTTRLNA, via the coding sequence ATGCACTTGCGGGGGGAGCTGGGCTGCCTGACCTACTGCACGAACATTCATCCGGGTGAGACCTGGGCGGAAACGCGCCGCACGGTGGCGGAGCGCGTCACGCGGGTGAAGCAGCGGGTTTGCCCCGAGCAGCCTTTCGGCGTGGGCCTGCGGCTGTCGGCGCGGGCGGCGGAGGCGCTGGCCGCACCAAACAATCTAGAGGATTTCGCGGCCCTCCTTTCGGAAAACGATCTTTACGTCTTCACGATCAACGGCTTTCCCTACGGCCCGTTTCACGACACCACCGTGAAGGCGAAGGTGTATGAGCCGAGCTGGGCCGAGGGTGCGCGGCTCGATTATACGAACCGGCTGGCGGATCTGCTGGCCCGGCTGCTGCCGGAGGGCATGACCGGCAGCATCAGCACGGTACCCTGCGCCTTTCGCCCGGTCGGGCGCGGACAGGAAGAGGCGATGCGCGAGCATCTTCTGCGCCATGCGGTGCATCTGCATCGGATTTCCGAGGAGACCGGAAAGCAGATCGCGCTGGCGCTGGAGCCTGAGCCGCACTGCTACCTTGAGACGACCGGCGAAGCTCTCACCTTTTTTCAGGATTGGCTGTTAAACGTCAACTCTGTTCGGCGCATGGGTGAACTGACCGGCCTGTCTTCGGCGCAGGCGGAACAGGCGCTGCGCCGGCATCTCGGCGTATGCTTCGATGTCTGCCACGCCGCCGTGGAGTACGAAGACCCCGGGGAATCGGTCGCCGCGCTGCGGGGAGCGGGCATCGCCGTGCCCAAGCTCCAGCTTAGCGCGGCGCTGCATCTGCGGCGCGTGACGCCCGAGACGCTCGAACGCCTGCGCGCCTTCGATGAGGAAACCTATCTGCATCAGGTCGTGGCGCGGCGCGGCGAGACACTGGAGCGGTTTCTCGATCTGCCCGATGCCTTTGCGGCCGCCGAGGCGCAGAGCTACGACGAGTGGCGCGTGCATTTCCACGTGCCGCTGTTCCTTGCCGAGCTGGAGCACTTCAGCACGACCCAGCACGTGCTCGCCGAGGTTCTGGAGTTGCACCGGCAAGCGCCGATCTCCGATCACCTCGAAGTGGAAACCTATACCTGGGATGTCCTGCCGCCAGACTTGCGGAATGTGCCGGTCGAGGACGCCATCGCGCGCGAGCTGTCCTGGGTGACGACCCGCCTGAATGCCTGA